The following proteins are co-located in the Triticum aestivum cultivar Chinese Spring chromosome 1A, IWGSC CS RefSeq v2.1, whole genome shotgun sequence genome:
- the LOC123067720 gene encoding protein NINJA homolog 1, with the protein MEDGLELSLGLSLGGGSSGKSKARDASLEPKAEPQVEESSSKGVSQPPDAPFAHYYQATAENQEHSSKQRHSPATPPFGNFWGQHGGSSAPVADGSSELIAHQSQLPQYQEGRTPNNIGNNSEENMPVSSKRKLLSEETSFQKKHHSAADQPDAFSKSSEGGVKNAPISISTDDGSTGENEDVADSEAEGSNSWLVAQREDSAKGSVVNRGSDIKRSSDDATGGFQGKRQPSFSGSESSSGKLPHGNPLQASNVVTAQYQGQTQVSAPLGITNAPNFPPMYTVQLRPPVNNGPAVQTMGGASQVSFGYPTGQLPILETSSSWAFGTPPQAISSFAAKQAERAGAKQADDGKKPQEAGASSSALLEDGKVVEKVLPLMGSGSGIRPGIAPNVKFGGSGSYPDLPWVSTTGSGPNGRTISGVTYNFGRNEVKIVCACHGTHMTPEEFTRHASVDATGQENNATMSAFPVGNQAASAQN; encoded by the exons ATGGAGGATGGCCTTGAGCTTAGTTTAGGCCTCTCTTTGGGTGGTGGGTCTTCTGGGAAGTCTAAGGCAAGAGATGCTTCTCTAGAGCCTAAAGCAGAACCTCAAGTGGAAGAGAGCAGTAGCAAAGGCGTCTCGCAACCTCCCGATGCTCCTTTTGCGCATTACTATCAAGCAACTGCTGAGAACCAGGAACACAGTAGCAAGCAGAGGCATAGCCCTGCTACCCCGCCATTTGGAAACTTCTGGGGACAACACGGTGGCTCCTCTGCTCCAGTGGCAGATGGATCAAGTGAACTAATAGCCCACCAATCTCAGCTTCCCCAGTATCAGGAGGGGCGGACTCCAAATAATATTGGAAATAATTCGGAGGAAAACATGCCAGTCTCAAGTAAACGAAAGCTGCTTTCTGAAGAGACAAGTTTTCAGAAGAAGCATCATTCTGCTGCTGACCAGCCTGATGCATTCAGTAAGAGCTCTGAGGGAGGTGTGAAAAATGCACCGATTTCAATTAGCACGGATGATGGTTCAACAGGTGAAAATGAGGATGTTGCAGACTCGGAAGCAGAAGGCTCAAACTCTTGGTTGGTTGCACAGCGTGAAGACAGTGCCAAGGGCTCTGTGGTAAACAGAGGATCCGATATAAAGAGATCCAGTGATGATGCTACAGGTGGATTTCAAGGAAAAAGGCAACCGAGCTTTTCAGGAAGTGAATCTAGCTCTGGAAAGTTGCCGCATGGAAATCCCTTACAAGCATCGAATGTAGTGACTGCACAATATCAAGGCCAGACTCAGGTTTCAGCACCCCTGGGCATAACTAATGCACCCAATTTTCCTCCAATGTATACAGTGCAATTGAGGCCACCCGTAAACAATGGACCAGCGGTCCAGACGATGGGTGGTGCCTCCCAGGTTTCTTTTGGTTACCCAACAGGTCAGCTACCAATACTTGAAACGAGCTCTTCATGGGCATTTGGTACTCCGCCTCAGGCTATTTCTTCCTTTGCTGCAAAGCAAGCCGAACGAGCAGGAGCCAAACAAGCTGATGATGGAAAGAAACCTCAAG AGGCTGGCGCGTCCTCCTCTGCTCTTTTGGAGGATGGTAAGGTCGTTGAGAAGGTATTGCCTCTCATGGGCTCGGGCTCTGGTATAAGGCCGGGCATCGCCCCGAATGTCAAATTCGGAGGGTCCGGATCATACCCTGATCTTCCCTGGGTATCCACAACCGGGTCTGGACCAAATGGCAGGACCATATCGGGCGTAACATACAACTTCGGCAGAAACGAAGTGAAGATCGTGTGTGCTTGCCATGGCACACACATGACGCCTGAGGAGTTCACGCGACACGCTAGCGTGGACGCAACAGGCCAGGAGAACAATGCTACCATGTCGGCGTTTCCTGTCGGGAATcaagcggcctcagcccaaaactAA